In Chanodichthys erythropterus isolate Z2021 chromosome 9, ASM2448905v1, whole genome shotgun sequence, a genomic segment contains:
- the tasor2 gene encoding protein TASOR 2 isoform X4, with amino-acid sequence MENVTTRSTQGNWGLLEPVHPGSVTFNESILAPLRDNYLYEESKECFTYNSAHLINNDALQKRYAAFRSEKREKGYSEQELEESFGFLLLDDANRARKVGETGLLVGKAKCTTLGDPLKGFYISKYSDCLDLKRWYDGKTGYIVLLKLTKGRVKDVTDNYTQNFTPPTPGFDCHVSDQLGAVSSTTSSFLAYERTQYYMYELRDGSSKAESCPRHACPFAIVAFSYGKMSTTSELEQKSQDKTVFHYQPWIGQFKIESTVYDVGLQSASGAWFPAKLPKTVQIDHAIGVSELKRTLPREIFETCIVGEVCIDGRCFNLYDVVSSKAKNDLAQIAHELKEKDMALVIPLEDSGFLILLHSSHLFSYEDAKSGKAAALQGMFIFPDSRTVPRDAKSDLTNTKVSSEIMQVIPALNYAETEMGKCPPNQQGCSKSSLEKCLQEYGTLFHPGLLDVPTREASMFPDQFDVPGGFTLISPKWSQETGTRLKSYFDEPCGFTIPVVRALELLTTGRQQRGDDHDDDVYYCISSPEEVPQTDAPVESETSHRTVEKVEKQKDANKHLSTEQPQPALPDGLGKLGTAVVTVADSVLEDPTSTVSPKLGDVPTENCVSIDTDVDKTSQGSTKGDADEVCVDLSTKETHVHTSSTPLITSTEEVGTAGRMEDNIHPEKTMADHAKKVNRRSFSRRKGRKRKIHWRTMKIKKGVKKKVDLPSSSLPLVLPVNSTDDPTKEQTPSETMHADDINQRPHSTRRGKGRRQRRVNRNLSEAKQTQEPLSVSTETILDQSIKNETSPSKRDWRSLPRRKRLWNTDANLKRSLRSAAAKIEETIVNAQADTTKQSLSSAPKRKMEGFSLRERYGLKTIITTCGRVFVPHGSDVDVQSANKRQSEKMHVEMNMDTNAETVSPVENKSTEIVESKGESPSMVMEELPCKNPVVIDGEDMAHSPSSEMPSALLSALNILRKLNKNNPLETDKSKDLCSEKSMNATSNENVGLQQTNKDHPVTVQTDATSSPPRESDQSMLSDPKVSSPDKIKKKTKHSVYSAISISKLKTVLRRGKRAKSPSPGNSAKSEPDKAEPESKIRKLDTVVDLKCDIIKNELKDKGSQPMNDKEQHAPMKPVEITKQPVSWRGLIHKATKENGLSGPPPQVSSPSGCVDSPLSLKTGLHLNLPKDGAASCHQEEGGKTEWKHLISADKPMSFIPKTKARKSRFLRNRRIIEKEGKIQVMRIWEEDYDFKFDSKFTNDSIDKTVTRALHGKWNFSIEDTFEDVHIIFHMWIGLFYSKHTSRLFHLENSTALPKGKDVEKVHLDINAIQNAVSLLNVELSSKEDSSRSVPLSTEVLDLSVKNGEPVNLCSVSNQSRIKDTASHPGGISPTCKHEKAPSHSPSGRSLSLNPKVTTMMSYRSTVDLPVENSVPDSDTETDDENDITTDCSYSQLLERNSAYNQLCEQASNMRIGIRLLLPKVRNVTNTEASTRVSTVDLKKIGVFHQVLSPVKPSAFSKPHRLILGRKSFALSLKNETGHVEHAVLQKENVSVNAESKEISKTNRSKDECPEAVVDGNVDDTRHRASISVQEKSVSVSEESKEVSDEDSQDGCLTIMEDGNVEEIMTSKSPSQDQISIAEHKCSAHAKEDLKLLEDLKGHANKVDDLRDASLLETNVEEHNETSNAKKEHQPLLDDTNLVDHADVLSDISSDGTRVEEYNETSNAKEDLKPVHDHLKDQPKMVDELRDATSDGTSVEEHIETSHAKKELKPLLDDTNLVDHFDKLSDTSSDETRVVENETSNAKDLKPVHDLKEHTADELRGATSDETKVEKCKEISSAKEEHDPKDQLNLIDASSHAIEGNDTKEPVEEDEGYTGEELMQEGESKSKEWDNLDGRDTEHETSIVMVERLDEIVLGLKDDINSVDMEFSDDDDDDDDVQTQKSETQPQTPEETYLEDYALELSSDSCSADDEPMSVQEKHTPDSDIDSLEGMQDEIETKTLQQSLVVQQEALEVCQNELKPASTVEPTKLDISKSEKDDERDLGQQDTSKVSAEVDTIVDEETKSQGSCEDEVIKTYQECALPPNILTDSRNEMVAPHALTVDKPSEVEVNSMCSTPTQDEMACFSEVHEHLYFPDNTVCVDKLPPKISVTPHTHVSTTKPFSDFIGHNEETHNDELRWKYPGTMDFKDESALTIKCSPSEDPFQLRQNKLCPTSQQKDDENSNFIEGATQNDSELFYREDNVDDLPGYYQGSDEGLPWTDYQIEEPVDHQLYPCEIEFSGDNDQPICSKYITSERKYSYRHKKRARKEFDNYCWEEKKYKLDPLSVTFTAEYTREQSPKKKSRKSKFTVSRQNSAWDEEGIVDYSIQKTCSKPTREVTVSSLPHVKTSKQQFDWSRYFRREAASSQLLDVSERDDKFDIPPSSIVTILDRKGNRVTFSNSPTMKPSFIGLENSLNDWQEQQSMADVTRSAVDLEYLIFSKKMNQVLKENKKVRAQSSSSTTSHCWSNPNQATCPMTIQFSNLGEVENSVELSKAQSSITDFKIKVDMSDKREMEPVRNRKPHLQRLFCEKGNEVEFAGISEITKQCAVTYKSMMNDVCSRKTLPRPVEASGKGIKRKYNRESVGQHPGFCGRIKKDTFNNPHDNIKSFVRQASKTKYRFFILVTSTDTFFEETKHLLEIEGHIPVEPNEFNLSDDCQSPLLIILRNEDIAEHICEVPCLLELKKSPNVLFAGIDRPDDVVNLAHQELFEKGGFIVCDELALDTLTLDDMKKVVGILEELDKQGKWKWFLHYRDSRRLRESARSSPEGSKKQQFIDFCQKAGIVEVLPYHECDVISRDRPDYLFCLTRLQIQNASVRFPVFITDTPTESFGTNGILTMNIYTFSRILSNDTCSVS; translated from the exons ATGGAGAATGTGACTACACGATCAACACAAGGTAACTGGG GTCTTCTGGAGCCTGTGCATCCAGGCTCAGTAACCTTTAACGAGAGTATTCTAGCTCCACTTCGTGACAACTATTTGTATGAGGAATCAAAAGAATGTTTCACGTACAACTCTGCCCATTTGATCAACAATGATGCTTTACAAAAAAGG TATGCTGCCTTTCGTTCCGAGAAACGGGAAAAAGGTTATTCTGAACAGGAACTTGAAGAGTCATTTGGCTTCCTGTTACTTGATGATGCAAACAGG GCAAGGAAAGTTGGTGAAACAGGCTTGTTGGTTGGAAAAGCAAAATGCACTACTCTTGGAGACCCGTTGAAAG GTTTCTATATCTCAAAATACTCAGACTGCCTTGACCTGAAGCGCTGGTATGATGGCAAGACTGGCTACATTGTCCTTTTGAAGCTGACCAAG GGGAGAGTGAAAGATGTTACAGACAACTACACCCAGAATTTTACTCCTCCAACACCTGGCTTTGACTGCCACGTATCAGATCAGCTTGGTGCTGTGTCTTCAACTACTAGTTCTTTCTTGGCTTATGAGCGAACACAG TACTATATGTATGAACTCCGTGATGGAAGCAGTAAAGCAGAATCATGTCCAAGACATGCTTGTCCATTTGCCATCGTGGCATTTTCATATGGGAAGATGAGTACCACGTCAGAGTTGGAGCAAAAGAG CCAAGACAAAACTG TATTTCATTACCAACCATGGATTGGCCAATTCAAGATTGAATCCACTGTCTATGATGTTGGTCTTCAGTCTGCGAGTGGAGCCTGGTTCCCAGCAAAACT CCCAAAGACAGTTCAAATTGACCATGCAATTGGTGTGTCTGAACTGAAGAGGACCTTGCCACGGGAAATCTTTGAAACTTGCATTGTGGGTGAAG TTTGCATAGATGGCAGATGTTTCAACTTGTATGATGTTGTCTCCTCTAAGGCAAAAAATGATCTTGCTCAGATAGCCCACGAGTTAAAGGAAAAAGACATG GCTCTTGTTATACCACTGGAAGATTCTGGTTTCCTTATACTGTTACATTCTTCACACCTCTTCTCTTATGAAG ATGCAAAGTCGGGTAAGGCAGCTGCACTTCAAGGCATGTTTATTTTCCCAGACTCAAGAACTGTGCCAAGAG ATGCCAAGTCGGACCTGACAAATACTAAAGTGTCATCAGAAATAATGCAAGTCATTCCAGCACTCAACTATGCAGAAACAGAGATGGGAAAATGTCCTCCAAACCAGCAGGGGTGCTCTAAAAGTTCTTTAGAGAAGTGTTTGCAAGAATATGGCACTCTTTTTCACCCAGGACTGTTGGATGTTCCCACAAGGGAAGCCAGTATGTTTCCAGACCAATTTGATGTGCCTGGTGGTTTTACTCTGATATCACCTAAATGGTCACAGGAGACTGGCACTCGGTTAAAATCCTATTTTGATGAGCCTTGTGGCTTTACAATTCCAGTAGTGAGAGCACTGGAGTTACTCACTACTGGTCGACAGCAGCGTGGTGATGATCATGACGATGATGTCTATTATTGTATATCATCACCTGAGGAGGTCCCACAGACTGATGCCCCTGTTGAAAGTGAGACCTCTCACAGGACTGTTGAAAAagttgaaaaacaaaaagatgCAAACAAGCATTTGTCTACAGAGCAGCCTCAACCTGCTTTGCCAGATGGCCTTGGAAAACTTGGAACAGCTGTAGTTACAGTAGCTGACAGTGTGTTGGAGGATCCAACTTCCACAGTGTCACCCAAATTGGGTGATGTCCCTACAGAGAATTGTGTAAGTATTGACACTGATGTTGATAAAACATCTCAAGGGAGTACTAAAGGAGATGCTGATGAAGTCTGTGTAGATTTATCCACAAAAGAGACTCACGTCCACACAAGCAGTACACCATTAATCACATCAACAGAAGAAGTTGGTACTGCTGGGAGGATGGAGGATAATATACATCCTGAGAAAACAATGGCTGATCATGCCAAGAAAGTAAATCGGAGGTCCTTTTCAAGGCGTAAAGGTAGGAAGCGCAAAATTCATTGGAGAACCATGAAGATCAAAAAAGGAGTTAAAAAAAAGGTTGATTTACCATCCTCAAGTTTGCCTCTCGTTTTGCCAGTGAACTCCACAGATGACCCTACAAAAGAGCAGACTCCGTCTGAGACCATGCATGCTGATGACATCAATCAAAGGCCACATTCAACTAGAAGGGGCAAGGGACGCAGGCAAAGGAGAGTGAATCGAAATCTGAGTGAAGCCAAACAAACACAAGAACCTTTAAGTGTGTCAACAGAAACTATACTTGATCAAAGTATAAAAAATGAAACTAGTCCTTCAAAAAGAGACTGGCGGTCTCTTCCAAGGCgtaaaagattgtggaatactgaTGCCAATCTGAAGCGTTCTTTGAGATCAGCTGCTGCAAAGATTGAGGAGACTATAGTGAACGCACAGGCCGATACCACAAAACAAAGTTTGTCTAGTGCACCCAAGAGGAAGATGGAAGGATTTAGCTTGAGGGAACGATATGGTCTAAAAACCATAATCACAACCTGTGGCAGAGTTTTTGTCCCGCATGGTTCAGATGTTGATGTACAATCTGCAAACAAGAGACAAAGTGAGAAAATGCATGTTGAGATGAACATGGACACAAATGCAGAAACAGTTTCTCCTGTGGAAAACAAATCCACAGAAATAGTGGAAAGTAAGGGAGAATCTCCCTCGATGGTGATGGAAGAATTACCCTGTAAAAATCCAGTTGTCATTGATGGCGAAGACATGGCGCACAGTCCTTCAAGTGAAATGCCAAGTGCTCTCTTGTCAGCATTAAATATATTGAGAAAACTTaacaaaaacaacccattaGAAACTGACAAAAGTAAGGATTTATGTTCAGAAAAGTCCATGAATGCTACATCAAATGAGAATGTAGGCCTCCAACAAACTAACAAAGATCATCCTGTTACTGTTCAAACAGATGCAACTTCCAGTCCCCCCAGAGAATCTGACCAATCCATGCTCTCGGACCCTAAAGTATCCTCCCCTGACAAaatcaaaaagaaaacaaaacatagtGTGTACAGTGCAATATCTATAAGCAAGTTAAAGACTGTACTCAGAAGGGGAAAGAGGGCGAAATCTCCTTCCCCTGGTAACAGTGCAAAATCTGAGCCAGATAAAGCAGAGCCAGAatcaaaaataagaaaattggACACCGTTGTGGATCTGAAATGTGATATTATCAAGAATGAGTTGAAAGACAAAGGATCACAGCCCATGAATGATAAGGAACAACATGCGCCAATGAAACCCGTGGAGATAACCAAACAACCTGTCTCTTGGAGAGGTCTTATTCACAAGGCCACAAAAGAAAATG GTTTGTCAGGTCCACCCCCCCAGGTTTCTTCTCCATCTGGATGTGTAGATTCACCTCTGTCATTGAAGACTGGGCTTCATCTGAACCTACCCAAAGATGGAGCAGCCTCCTGTCATCAAGAGGAAGGAGGCAAAACAGAATGGAAGCATCTGATTTCTGCAGATAAGCCAATGTCATTCATTCCCAAGACAAAAGCGCGGAAATCAAGATTTTTACGAAACAGACGTATAATTGAAAAGGAGGGAAAGATCCAAGTGATGAGGATTTGGGAAGAAGATTATGATTTTAAATTTGACAGCAAATTCACCAATGACAGTATAGACAAAACTGTCACACGAGCACTTCATGG GAAATGGAACTTCAGCATTGAAGACACCTTTGAGGATGTCCATATTATTTTTCACATGTGGATTGGACTTTTCTATAGTAAACACACTTCCAGGTTATTTCACCTTGAAAATAGTACTGCACTTCCAAAGGGGAAGGACGTTGAAAAGGTTCATCTGGACATTAACGccattcaaaatgctgtgtCATTGCTCAATGTTGAGTTGAGCTCGAAAGAGGACTCGTCTAGGTCTGTGCCTCTTTCAACAGAGGTTTTGGATCTTTCTGTGAAAAATGGCGAGCCTGTGAATCTGTGTTCAGTCTCAAATCAAAGCAGAATAAAAGACACTGCATCACATCCTGGTGGAATATCACCAACTTGTAAGCATGAAAAGGCACCAAGCCATTCACCTTCTGGGAGAAGTCTCTCCCTCAATCCAAAGGTTACAACAATGATG AGTTATAGATCTACTGTGGACTTACCAGTGGAAAATTCAGTGCCTGACAGTGACACTGAAACTGATGATGAAAATGACATCACCACAGACTGCTCATATTCTCAGCTCTTGGAAAGAAATAGTGCATACAACCAGTTGTGTGAGCAAGCATCAAATATGAGAATAGGTATTCGGTTACTACTGCCAAAGGTCAGAAATGTTACAAATACTGAAGCATCCACAAGAGTGTCCACTGTTGATCTGAAAAAGATTGGAGTGTTCCATCAAGTACTTAGTCCCGTAAAACCGTCAGCATTCTCAAAACCACATCGTCTGATTTTGGGTAGGAAAAGTTTTGCTCtgagtttaaaaaatgaaactggcCATGTAGAACATGCAGTACTGCAAAAGGAGAATGTTTCTGTCAATGCCGAAAGTAAAGAGATTTCTAAAACAAATAGAAGCAAAGATGAGTGCCCAGAAGCAGTGGTTGATGGAAATGTTGACGATACCAGACACAGAGCATCCATTTCGGTACAGGAAAAGAGTGTATCTGTAAGTGAAGAAAGTAAAGAGGTCTCAGATGAAGATAGCCAAGATGGATGTCTTACAATTATGGAAGATGGAAATGTTGAGGAAATCATGACTTCTAAATCACCTAGCCAAGATCAGATTAGTATTGCTGAGCATAAATGCTCTGCTCATGCAAAGGAAGATCTTAAACTTTTAGAAGATCTCAAAGGTCACGCCAACAAGGTAGATGATCTGAGAGATGCTTCACTACTTGAGACTAATGTTGAAGAGCATAACGAGACTTCTAATGCAAAAAAAGAACATCAACCTTTACTAGATGACACAAATCTAGTTGACCATGCTGATGTGCTAAGTGATATTTCATCAGATGGGACTAGAGTTGAAGAGTATAATGAGACTTCTAATGCAAAGGAAGATCTTAAACCAGTGCATGACCACCTGAAAGATCAACCAAAAATGGTTGATGAGCTGAGAGATGCCACATCGGATGGGACTAGTGTTGAAGAGCACATTGAGACTTCTCATGcaaaaaaagaactgaaaccTTTACTAGATGACACAAATCTAGTTGACCATTTTGATAAGCTGAGCGATACTTCATCAGATGAAACAAGAGTTGTAGAGAATGAGACATCTAATGCAAAAGATCTTAAGCCCGTGCACGACCTGAAAGAACACACAGCTGATGAGCTAAGAGGTGCTACATCAGATGAGACTAAAGTTGAAAAGTGTAAGGAGATTTCTAGTGCAAAAGAAGAGCATGATCCGAAAGATCAGTTAAACTTGATTGATGCATCATCCCATGCGATTGAAGGGAATGACACTAAAGAGCCTGTGGAAGAAGATGAAGGTTATACAGGTGAGGAACTGATGCAAGAAGGTGAGAGTAAGTCAAAGGAATGGGATAACCTTGATGGACGTGATACTGAACATGAGACGTCCATAGTGATGGTGGAACGCCTAGATGAGATTGTTTTGGGTCTAAAGGATGATATAAACAGTGTTGATATGGAAttcagtgatgatgatgatgacgatgatgatGTGCAGACACAAAAGAGTGAAACACAACCGCAGACACCAGAGGAGACATACCTTGAAGATTATGCCCTTGAATTAAGCAGTGATTCATGCTCAGCTGATGATGAGCCCATGTCTGTGCAAGAGAAACATACCCCTGATTCTGATATTGATAGTTTGGAAGGAATGCAAGATGAGATTGAAACCAAGACCCTTCAGCAGAGTTTAGTGGTCCAACAAGAAGCTCTTGAAGTATGTCAGAATGAGTTAAAACCAGCAAGTACTGTTGAACCCACCAAATTAGATATTAGTAAATCAGAAAAAGACGATGAAAGAGATTTAGGCCAACAGGATACATCTAAAGTCAGTGCTGAGGTTGATACAATTGTTGATGAGGAGACAAAAAGTCAAGGCTCTTGTGAAGATGAAGTCATCAAAACATACCAAGAATGTGCTTTGCCTCCCAATATCCTGACTGACTCTCGTAATGAAATGGTTGCTCCTCATGCTCTGACAGTTGACAAACCCTCAGAAGTGGAGGTAAACAGCATGTGCTCTACTCCTACGCAAGATGAAATGGCGTGTTTTTCAGAAGTACACGAACACCTTTACTTTCCTGACAACACTGTTTGTGTTGACAAGTTGCCACCTAAAATTTCTGTAACTCCCCACACCCATGTTTCTACCACAAAGCCATTCTCTGACTTTATAGGACATAATGAAGAAACCCACAATGATGAACTAAGGTGGAAATACCCGGGGACAATGGATTTCAAAGATGAATCTGCATTAACTATTAAGTGTTCTCCCAGTGAGGACCCTTTCCAGTTAAGGCAAAACAAACTCTGTCCCACCTCCCAACAAAAAGATGACGAGAACAGTAACTTCATAGAGGGTGCAACTCAAAACGACTCTGAACTATTTTACAGAGAAGACAATGTAGACGATTTGCCTGGATATTACCAGGGATCTGATGAAGGTTTACCGTGGACTGATTACCAAATTGAGGAACCAGTTGATCACCAATTGTATCCATGTGAAATCGAATTTAGTGGGGACAATGATCAACCTATTTGTTCTAAGTATATTACATCTGAACGTAAGTATTCCTACAGGCACAAAAAGCGTGCAAGGAAAGAGTTTGATAACTACTGTTGGGAAGAAAAGAAATATAAATTAGACCCTTTGTCAGTTACTTTTACTGCTGAATATACCAGGGAACAAAGTCCAAAAAAGAAATCTAGAAAGAGCAAATTCACAGTCTCTCGCCAAAATTCTGCGTGGGATGAGGAAGGCATTGTAGACTACAGCATCCAAAAAACTTGTTCAAAGCCGACTAGGGAGGTCACTGTTAGTTCCCTTCCACATGTTAAGACAAGCAAACAGCAGTTTGACTGGAGCAGGTATTTCAGAAGGGAGGCGGCTTCCAGTCAGCTATTAGATGTGAGTGAGAGGGATGACAAATTTGACATTCCACCCTCATCTATTGTCACCATTTTGGACCGAAAAGGAAACCGGGTAACATTCAGTAACTCTCCCACCATGAAACCATCTTTCATTGGACTTGAAAACTCTTTAAATGACTGGCAGGAACAACaaagtatggctgatgtgacccGGTCTGCAGTTGATCTCGAGTACCTTATCTTCTCTAAAAAAATGAATCAGGTTCTCAAAGAGAATAAGAAAGTCAGAGCTCAGAGCTCATCCAGTACCACATCACACTGTTGGTCAAATCCTAACCAGGCTACATGTCCCATGACAATTCAGTTTTCAAATCTCGGTGAAGTTGAGAACTCTGTTGAACTTAGTAAAGCACAGTCATCAATTACTGATTTTAAGATTAAAGTGGACATGTCTGACAAGAGAGAGATGGAGCCTGTAAGAAACCGCAAACCACACCTTCAAAGACTTTTCTGTGAAAAAGGCAATGAGGTTGAGTTCGCCGGAATTTCAGAAATAACAAAGCAATGCGCTGTTACATACAAGTCCATGATGAATGATGTCTGCAGCAGGAAGACTCTCCCTCGTCCAGTTGAGGCAAGTGGAAAGGGCATCAAGAGGAAGTACAATCGAGAGAGCGTTGGCCAACATCCTGGATTCTGTGGTCGGATCAAGAAGGACACTTTCAACAATCCTCATGACAATATAAAGTCATTTGTGCGGCAAGCTTCCAAGACTAAGTACAGGTTCTTTATCCTTGTCACATCAACAGATACCTTCTTTGAAGAAACCAAG CACCTGTTGGAGATTGAAGGCCACATACCGGTTGAGCCAAACGAGTTTAACCTTAGTGACGATTGTCAGTCACCTCTTCTCATTATACTGAGGAATGAGGACATTGCAGAGCACATATGTGAG GTGCCTTGTTTGCTGGAATTAAAGAAGTCGCCCAACGTCCTGTTTGCTGGCATCGACCGACCCGATGACGTGGTGAACCTCGCTCACCAAGAGCTTTTTGAAAAAGGAGGCTTTATAGTGTGTGATGAATTGGCTCTTGACACACTTACTCTAG ATGACATGAAGAAAGTTGTGGGGATTCTGGAGGAGTTGGACAAACAAGGGAAATGGAAATGGTTTCTGCACTATAGAGACAGTCGCAGGCTTCGGGAAAGTGCAAG GTCCAGTCCTGAGGGAAGTAAGAAGCAGCAGTTTATCGATTTCTGTCAGAAAGCTGGCATAGTCGAGGTCTTGCCCTATCATGAATGTGATGTCATATCACGGGACCGACCGGATTACCTCTTCTGTTTGACTCGTCTCCAGATCCAAAACGCCTCCGTACGGTTTCCTGTGTTTATTACCG ACACACCTACTGAATCTTTTGGAACAAATGGGATTTTAACCATGAACATTTACACATTCTCACGGATTCTTTCAAATGATACTTGTTCTGTgtcataa